The DNA window CTCCCGGTGGTGATGACCTCCGCCGAGTCAGTCTCTGTGGCCGGCGGTGTGGTCAAGGCCCCCGGCGGTCTTGCTCCCGTCCTCTACACAGCGCCGATCGGCTTCATCGGCCTCGACAGCTTCGCGTACGCGATCGTGGCGCCGGGGTCATCCGGAGGTCAGACCGCCATTGGGCAGGCGTTCATTTGGGTCAAGCCGCGGGCGTCGGACCTGAACGCCGATGGCCGTGTGGACGGCGCCGACCTCGCCATGCTGCTTGGCGTCTGGGGAAGCGGAGGCCCGACCGGCGATCTGGACGGCAACGGAACCGTCGATGGGGCTGATGTCGCCGTGCTTCTCGGTGAGTGGACCGGCTGACCGGCCCCGGGAGAACGATTCGCCCCGACGCTGGACTCCTCCGGCGGCTCCTGTTACTCTTCGCGGCTCGACATTCCAGACCGCACGCACTGCCGCGCGGCTTCGAACCAGGCCGGTTCGAGCCACTCACGCGGCGGGAGGTTCAAATCAATGGCCAAGAAAGTCACCAAAGTCTTCAAGCTCATGGCGCCGGGAGGGAAGGCGACGCCCGCGCCGCCCATCGGTCCCGTGCTCGGCGCCAACGGCGTCAATCCGGGCCAGTTCATCACGCAATTCAACGAGCGGACCAAGCAGTTCAACGGACGCCTGGTCGGCTGCGTGGTCACGGTCTACGGCGATCGCACCTTCGACATTGAGATCAAGAGCTCGCCCGCCTCGGCGCTCATCAAGGATGTGCTGAAGCTCGAGAAGGGCTCGGGCACGCCCAACACGGCGAAGGTCGGCAAGATCACCAAGGCTCAGATCCGCAAGATCGCCGAGGAGAAGATCAACGACCTCAATACGACCTCTGTGGAGGCAGCGATGCGCATGATCGAAGGTTCCGCCCGCTCGATGGGCGTCACGGTGGAGGGCTGACCAACATGAGCACTTCACCAACCACACGGAAGAAGGCGCGGCTCCCCGGCGGGAAGCGCCATCGGCACAATCTCGAGCATCAGCCGACCTCGCCGCTCGCTCCCGCAGACGCGATCAAGGCGCTGCGGAAGTTCAAGAGCCCCAAGTTCGACCAGACCGTGAATGTCGTCGTGAACCTCGGCATCGACCCGAAGCAGGCTGACCAGGCGCTGCGAGGCTCGATCGCCATGCCCAAGGGCATCGGCCGAAGCGCACGCGTCATCTGCTTCTGCGGGCCGGACAAGGTCGCCGCCGCCAAGGCTGCCGGCGCCGTCGAGGCCGGTGGCGAGGACCTCGTCGCCAAGGTCGAAGGTGGCTGGTTCGACTTCCAGATCGCCGTCGCCAGTCCCGACATGATGCGCGTGGTGTCGAAGCTCGGAAAGGTCCTTGGTCCGAAGGGACTCATGCCCTCCCCGAAGGCCGGCACCGTCGCCCCCGATGTTGTCTCCGCCGTGCGCGAGTATGCCGCCGGCAAGCAGGAGTACCGCAACGACGACGGCAGCAATGTCGCCTGCGTGGTCGGCAAGCTCAGCTTCAGCGACGAGGATCTCACTGAGAACCTCAATCACTTCATCACCATCATTCACAAGATCAAGCCCGCCTCGGCCAAGGGCACCTATATCAAGAAGTGCGTCATCAGCGCTTCGATGAGCCCGGGCATCCAGGTGATCGCCTGAGCGATCGCATTCCGGCCACGGAGCAAGAGCCATGAGCAAGACCGTCAAGGACATGATCGTTCGCGACTACCGAGCCCGCTTCGAAGGCGTCGAAGGCGCCGTGGCGGTGGAGTTGCGAGGTCTCGATGCCATCACGACGAACCGCATGCGCAGCCACCTTCGAGCGAAGGAGGTCCGCGTCACGGTCGTCAAGAACGCACTCGCGAAGAAGGCCTTCGCCGGTGGCGCACTCGAAGCTCTCGCGCCCAGCCTGAAGGGACCGACCGCGGTCATCTACGGCCGTGGACCGAGCGTCGTCGATGTGGCCCGCGAAGTCGTCGCCTGGGTGAAGGAGAACGACAAGAAGCAGGAGCGCTGCCACTTCAAGGGTGCCGTGCTCGAAGGCGTGTACTACGACGGCCCGGCCGGCGTCGACAAGCTCTCGAAGATGCCCACTCGCGAAGAGGCAGTTGCGCAGGTCATCACCATCGTGCTCAGCCCGGCGCGGAAGCTCGTCAGCGCCGCAGTCGGCCCCGGCCGACGCGTGCTCGGCATCGTCAAGGAAATCGAAAGCCGTCTGGAGAAGGGCGAGACCATCTCGGCCCGCGCGTGAGCTTTTCCCCCACTCCGAATCCCCGAACTCACCAATCCTGTCCCAACTCGCCATTCGACTGGCCCCACCCGGGGTTAAACGCCGCGCGTCGCGGCGCCTCTCGACGGCGTCAATGGAGCGTGTTCCATGTCTGAATCAGAAGCGAAGACCTTTGATGCGAAGATCACCAAGCTCGGCGACGAGATCGCCGGCCTCACCCTGAAGGAGGCCGTTGACCTCGCCGACTACATGAAGGACAAGTACGGCATCGAGCCCGCCGCGGGTGGAGCCGTCGTGATGGCCGCCGGTGGCGGCGACGCCGGTGGCGCTGCCGTTGAGGCGCAGACCGAGTTCGATGTCATCCTCGAGAATGCCGGCGCGAACAAGATCGCCGTCATCAAGGCGGTCCGCGAGGCGACTGGCCTCGGCCTCGCCGAGGCGAAGGGCCTCGTCGACGGCGCCCCCAAGGCCGTCAAGGAGAAGATCTCGAAGGACGATGCCGACAAGCTCAAGAAGGCCCTCGAGGAGGCGGGCGCCAAGGTCACCCTCAAGTGAACCTTCGGGGGCGCCTGTCGCCCCCGCTCCGACCGCCGAACGCCCGGCCGACCTTTCATGGTCACGGGCCGAGGAAGGACGACCTCAACAAGACCTCCCGGTTCTGCCGGGAGGTCTTTTCTTTCGCTTCCATCGGCCGAGTCCTATAATTGAATCGACAAGAAATTTTTGAGATCAGATCAAGTCCCGCCATCGGGTGACTTGCTCTTATCGGCGATTGGACTACACTGCGGGGCTCTTGGCGTCAGGCGGCGGCACCACCAATCTCGAAGACAGTGTGAATCAATGACCCGGACTCACGCGGGTCATGTCGTCGCCCCGCGCGAATCCTCACCCTCCCGGAAGACGCATGGCCACGAAGACCATTCGCGAGCGCATCGAACACGGCCGACTCGACTTCTCCCGTCTTGGCGATGCCGTTCCAGTCCCCGACCTGGTGCGCGTGCAGCGCGCCGCGTACGAACGCTTTCTCCAACAGCAAGTTGATCCGAGCGAGAGGAATCCGATCCTCGGGCTCGAAGCACTGCTGCGGGAAGTGTTCCCCATCCAGAGCTACGACGAGTCGATGAAGCTCGAGTACCTCCGCTACACGCTGGAGGAGCCGCGCTACACCCCCGATGAGTGCCGTGAGCTTCGGCTCACCTACGGCATGCCCTTCAGGGTTGCGGTGCGCCTCGTCAAGGGCACCGGCGAGTCGATCGCCGAGGATGAGATCTATCTCGGCGACATCCCCATCATGATGGGCGGCGGCGAGTTCATCGTGAACGGCGCCGAGCGCGTCATCGTGAGCCAGCTTCATCGCTCGCCCGGTGTCGACTTCGCCAAGGCGAGCTCGATCGGCGATCGTCCGCTTCACTCCGCCCGCATCATCCCGGAGCGCGGAAGCTGGATCGAGCTGGAGGTGACCAAGAAGGATGTGCTGGCGATGCGCATCGACCAGTCGACCAAGCTCGCCGCCACCACCTTCCTCCGAGCGCTCGATGAGAAGTACAGCAGCACCGAGACGATGCTCGAACTCTTCTACGATGTGGAGGAGATCAAGGTCGAGAAGCTGAAGCCCGAGCATTACTCCGCGGAGCTCATCATCGACTCCGACACGGGCGAAGAGCTCTGCAAGGTCGGCGCTCCCTTCGGCGACAAGGTCGTCGACATCCAGAACAGCCCGCTCAAGAGCGTCAAGGCGATCGTCAACCCCGGCGACCCGCTCATCCTCAACACGCTCGCCGAGGAGAAGCTCGACTTCCTTGCCGAGGTCACCGAGCACGAGGCCGCGCTCCTGAAGATCTACGCCAAGCTCCGCCCCGGCAATCCGCCGCAGGTCGACAAGGCGAAGGCGCTCTTCAAGGAGAAGTTCTTCGACGAGAACCGCTATCGCCTCGGTCGCGTCGGTCGCTTCCGCGTGAATCGGAAGTTCGAGCACCTCAAGTGCTACAAGGTGCGCCCCGAGTCGCAGCAGTCGCTCTACGCGG is part of the Phycisphaeraceae bacterium genome and encodes:
- the rplK gene encoding 50S ribosomal protein L11 codes for the protein MAKKVTKVFKLMAPGGKATPAPPIGPVLGANGVNPGQFITQFNERTKQFNGRLVGCVVTVYGDRTFDIEIKSSPASALIKDVLKLEKGSGTPNTAKVGKITKAQIRKIAEEKINDLNTTSVEAAMRMIEGSARSMGVTVEG
- the rplA gene encoding 50S ribosomal protein L1, with translation MSTSPTTRKKARLPGGKRHRHNLEHQPTSPLAPADAIKALRKFKSPKFDQTVNVVVNLGIDPKQADQALRGSIAMPKGIGRSARVICFCGPDKVAAAKAAGAVEAGGEDLVAKVEGGWFDFQIAVASPDMMRVVSKLGKVLGPKGLMPSPKAGTVAPDVVSAVREYAAGKQEYRNDDGSNVACVVGKLSFSDEDLTENLNHFITIIHKIKPASAKGTYIKKCVISASMSPGIQVIA
- the rplJ gene encoding 50S ribosomal protein L10, with the protein product MSKTVKDMIVRDYRARFEGVEGAVAVELRGLDAITTNRMRSHLRAKEVRVTVVKNALAKKAFAGGALEALAPSLKGPTAVIYGRGPSVVDVAREVVAWVKENDKKQERCHFKGAVLEGVYYDGPAGVDKLSKMPTREEAVAQVITIVLSPARKLVSAAVGPGRRVLGIVKEIESRLEKGETISARA
- the rplL gene encoding 50S ribosomal protein L7/L12, which codes for MSESEAKTFDAKITKLGDEIAGLTLKEAVDLADYMKDKYGIEPAAGGAVVMAAGGGDAGGAAVEAQTEFDVILENAGANKIAVIKAVREATGLGLAEAKGLVDGAPKAVKEKISKDDADKLKKALEEAGAKVTLK